CCCAAGGTGCCGGCGACCGGGCCGGGCCTGGGGCGCGTCGCGTATGCCGACGCCCGCCAGCACCGCGATATTTTGCAGTCGTTGATTCGCGCGTTGAACAGCAGCCAGCAACGCATTTGGCTGGCCACGCCGTATTTTCTGCCGACCTGGAGCGTGCGCCGCGCCCTGCGCCGTGCGGCCGGGCGCGGCGTGGATGTGCGTTTGTTGCTCACCGGGCCGCGCACCGATCACCCGTCGGTGCGTTACGCCGGGCACCGTTACTACCCGCGTTTGCTGCGTGCGGGTGTACAGATTTTTGAATACCAGCCGTGCTTTCTGCACCTCAAAATGGTGCTGGTGGATGATTGGGTCAGCATTGGCTCGTGCAATTTCGATCACTGGAATTTGCGCTTCAACCTGGAAGCCAATCTGGAAGCCTTGGACCCTGAGTTAACGCTGGCCGTGGCGGGCAGTTTCGAGCGTGATTTTGCAAAGAGCCAGGCGGTGAGCCTGGCGGCGTGGAAGGCCCGGCCGTTGTGGCGGCGGGTCAAGCAGCGGGTGTGGGGCTGGATTGATCGGTTGGTGGTGAACCTGTTGGATCGGCGGGGGTAGGGCGCCCCCGCCTTTGCTGACTAAAACTGCAATGTGTACTGCGCCGTGAGGCTTTGGTCGCGCGTGCGCTCACCGCGCTGTTGGCTGAAGCCGAAGTCCAAACTGCTGTCGCGGCTCAGGCGCGCGGTGGCGCCCAATTCCAAGCGGGTGCTGAGGCGATCCAACGGCGCACCGCTGACACTCATCACGCGGCCGCCGTCCCAGGCTGCCTGAGTGGTCGGTTGCAGGTCGCCGCTGGCATGGGTGTAGGCCAGGCCGCCACGCAGGCTCAGCCATGACGGGCCGATTTGTGCCTTGCCCAGGTCGAGGTTGACCCGCACGCCACCGGTGGTCAGGTTGAAGTTTTCCTTCGAGCCTTTGCCCTTCAGCGCAGCCATGCCGCCGCGCTCTTTGAAGCCTTCGCTGCGCTGTTGCACATTGGCCAGTTGCAGGTACGGCTGCCAGTCCCAGGCGTCATGGCTGAACGTATAGTTGGCCTCGGCAAACGTCTGCACGGTGCGGCTGGCGTATTTGGCGCTCAGGCGGTTCTCGACGCCGGGGAAGCTGACGCGGCGTTTTGTCTCGATCTCATGTTACGCATAGGCGATGCCGCCATACAGGCCGAACGCGTCCCACGTGTGGCCGGCGTGCAGGGCCAATTGGAAGGTGTCGACGCTGGCCTTGCCACGCGAACCGGCCCGCACATCCGTAAGGCCACTGCCCGCCACTACGCCCACGCGAGTGCCTTGTTCAAGTGTGTGGTCAAACCCAAGCAGCAGGCCTGTGGTGTTGTGGGCCGTGCGCGTGGTGTTGCTGTCGCCTGCAAGTTGGCCGGATTGACGCGGCAGTTGCACCCAGACGCCTTGGTTCCTGGCGTCGAGTGCGGCGACGCGGCGGTCTTGCGCCAGGCGCTGACGGTCCAGTGCGGCCTGGCGCACGACACGGCTGTTTTCAATCAGCACCGCTTGGGTGCTGGCATGCAGTTCGCCGCTCAACTGGTCCAGTGCCGAAGGCGCCTGCTCTGGAAACAGCGCGGTCAGGCGTTGCAGCAGCGGCGAAGGCTGGGATTGCGCGTCCGCAGCATTGGCGACGGCGCGTTGGTTGGGCGTCTGCGCCGCAGAAGCCAGTGACTGGCCGCGGCCAAACTCCACCAGTAAGTTATTGCCTTGCTTGACCTGGGAAACGCTGAGGAAAGGCGAGAACTCGCGGCGGTCAATCGAGGTAAATTCGCCATTCAACGCACCTTGGGCCTGCAGGATGCTGTAGCGCTGGCCCAGGTAATAGTGATTGGGTTGCGCGCTCAGGTACAGCGAGCCACCGTTGATGGAGGCCTGGTTTTGGACTTGCAGTTTGGCTGGAGCTGCCGGGCTGGTCAGCCCGGTCATCAGGGTTGAGCCGGCGGCTTGTGTGTAATCGCCCGCCACGTCCAGGGAACCGTTCAGGCGCAGCACGCCGCCGTCGACGTTGACGTCGCCCTTGAGCGCGTTGGTGCCGTCCAGCTCCAGGATGCCTTGCTTGAGCGTGGCCCCGGCGAAGCTGTTATTGCCGCTGAGGCGCAGCCAGCCGATGCCGGTTTTTTCCAGGCGACCGGGGCCGCCGATATCGTTGCGCCAATCATCCCAGGCACCGCCTTGCCAGACGATTGCGCCCCCGGCAGGGCGGTCCATGTTCACCGAGGTGTCGACGCGCAACTGGCCGGGGCCGTCGATGGCTTTTTTCAGGTTCATCAGGCCCCAGCCGTAGACGTCGTCCACACCCGGCGCGCCGAGGTCGGTGGCGGTGGTGAGCAATACGTCGCGGATTTGCGGGTTGTCGAGGTAGGGGAAGCGTTCCATCAGCAGGGCCAGGCCGCCGGTAACGTGGGGGGCGGCGAAGGAGGTGCCGGTGTCGGTCCTGTAGCCAAACTCAGGTGTATCCCCAGCGACCGTATAGCCGTTGACCCTGCCGTCGGCACCATAGGAGTACTTGACATCAATTTCACCGCTGATCGTCGACGAGGTGATGTCGGTGCCGGGGGCCGCGATGCACCAGTTTTGGCTGAACCCGCAACGGTGGGAGGCGTCATTCAACGTCAGGTCTTGTTGCAGGTTAATCACACTCAGCCAATAAGGTTCCAACTCAGGTCTTGCTCTAGGCAGGCTGGCCAGGGGTTCAGCGACCGGTGCTGTTTGCGGTGACGCGTTAGGCGCTTGTGTATTGCCGGCAGCCCAGACCTGTAGAAAACCATAGTCCAGTGACCCTCGGCCTAACGGCTGAGCTAATGTGGCAAGCCCCTTGAGGTCGGCATCCAATTCAGTTTCGTTGTCAGTCGCGGTGAAGGGTGGGCCCCAACTGTTATTGATGACCCTTACATTTTGCCCATGCAGTTGTGCGTAGGCCGCCAGTATCTCAGTTGGGCCTGCTGTTCTTTCGTACAGATACTCAGACTCGTTGGTGGCAAACCTCAGCGCACTGAAGGTACTGGCGTAGGCAACGCCGTGCATACCCGTACCTTCCCGGTTGGCCGCCACCGTCCCGGCCACATGGGTGCCGCGAAAGATGTAAGAAAAAGTATCATCCTCAACTATAATTTGAGAACGATCACCCTCGGTGAAAAAACAGCCTTCACTGGGCGACAACAGCGCTTCGCTGCTACACCCTGGGGCGTTCATCTGAACGCCGATGTGGGCCTTTCCCATGAATTCGTTGTGGCGAAGGTCGGTGCCGCTATCGTAAATGGCCACTTGCACCCCCTTGCCACTCAGGCCGCGAGCGTAGGCGAAGTCAGCGCCGATTGCCGCCAGCCCCCAGTTACTCTTGAACTCTTCACTGCGCCAGCTGGCCGCATCGTTCAGTCGGCCTTGTTCAACATAGCTCGCGGCTTCAAGCGGCATGTCCGACAAGCAGCCGAGTACACAGAGGATCAGAGCATTTCGCTTGAGTGATGATTGAACGGGCGCTTTTGCGGATGCCGTTCGGGCGTTTTCCGTGGGTGACATGGTCCACACACCTGCAAAAAAATGAGGCTGACAGGGTGTGCGAGGGGGGCGGGAGCGTGATGTAGGACTTGGCTTGTAACGAGGAGTGAAAGTTAACTTTTTGCGGAGTTTGCGCCCCCTCTTCTAAAAAGAGGGGGCTGCAACCCTTACAGCAACTCGAACGTCTGCTGCTGCACATCCTGGGAGTCGAGCCCGATCTGCACATTGAATTCGCCCGGTTCTGCGGCGAACTTGAGCTGGGTGTTGTAGAACTTCAAGTCTTCCTCGGTGATGGTGAAGTGCAACGTGCGCTCTTCACCGGCCTTGAGCATGACCTTCTGGAAGTTTTTCAGCTCCTTGATCGGGCGGATCATCGAGCCGGCCACGTCCTGGATATACAGCTGCACCACGGTTTCGCCATCGACCTTGCCGGTGTTTTTCAGCGTGACGCTGGCGTCGAGCTTGCCGGTCTTGTTCAGGGTGGTGGACGACAGTGCCATGTCCGACAGGCTGAACGTGGTGTAGCTCAGGCCATAACCGAACGGAAACAACGGCCCGGTGGTGTCATCGAAGTATTGGGAAGTGTAGTTGCCTGGCTTGCCTGGGGTGAATGGCCGGCCGATGGTCAGGTGGTTGTAGTAGGTGGGAATCTGCCCGACCGAACGCGGGAAGGTGATCGGCAGCTTGCCCGATGGGTTGTAGTCACCGAACAGCACGTCGGCGATGGCGTTGCCGCCCTCGGTGCCGGCGAACCAGGTTTCGAGGATCGCGTCGGCTTCTTTGTTCTCATCCACAATCGACAACGGGCGGCCGTTCATCAACACCAGCACCAGCGGTTTGCCGGTGGCCTTCAACGCCTTGATCAGGTCGCGCTGGCTTTGCGGGATGTTCAGGTCGGTGCGGCTCGAGGATTCATGGGACATGCCACGGGACTCACCCACGGCAGCCACCACCACATCGGCATTCTTCGCGGCTTTCACCGCTTCATCAATCAGCACCTGCGGCGCGCGGGTGTCATCCACCACTTCCGGGGCATCGAAGTTGAGGAAGTTGAGGTAGTCGACCACGGCCTTGTCGTTGGTGATGTTGGCGCCACGCGCGTAGATCACTTTGCCTTTTTCGCCGATCACCGCGTTGAGGCCGTCGAGCAGGGTGACCGATTGCGCCGGTTTGCCGGCGGCGGCCCAGCTGCCCATCATGTCGATCGGCGCCTTGGCCAGCGGGCCGACCAGGGCGATGGTCGCGGATTTTTTCAGCGGCAGGGTGTTGTTCTGGTTTTTCAGCAACACCAGGCTGCGGCGCGCGATATCGCGGGCGTCGCTACGGTGCAGGCGGCTTTCGGCGTCGGTGTCGGCCGGGTCATCCTCGGCTTTGCCGATGCGCAGGTACGGGTCCTTGAACAGGCCCATGTCGTACTTGGCGCCGAGCACTTCGCGCACGGCGTTGTCGATGTCGCTTTGTTCGATTTCGCCGGACTTGAGCAGGCCGGGCAGTTCCTTGCCGTACAGCGAGTCGTTCATGCTCATGTCGATGCCGGCCTTGATCGCCAGCTTGGCGGCTTCACGCCCGTCCTTGGCCACGCCGTGTTTGATCAGCTCGACAATTGCGCCATGGTCGCTGACGGCCAGGCCTTTGAAGCCCCAGTCTCTGCGCAGCAGGTCGTTCATCAGCCAGGTGTTGGCGGTGGCGGGTACGCCGTTGATCGAGTTCAACGCCACCATCACGCCACCGGAACCGGCCTTGATCGCCGCGTGGTAGGGCGGCAGGTAGTCCTGGTACATCTTGACCGGGCTCATGTCGACCACGTTGTAGTCGCGACCGCCTTCCACCGCGCCGTACAGGGCGAAGTGCTTGACGCTGGCCATGAGGCTGTCGGCATTGGCCGGGCTGGTGCCCTGGAAGGCCTTGACCATCACTTCGGCGATGCGCGAGACCAAATAGGTGTCTTCGCCGAAGCCTTCGGAGGTACGGCCCCAACGCGGGTCGCGGGAGATATCGACCATCGGCGCAAAGGTGATGTCGAGGCTGTCGGCGGCGGCTTCCTGGGCGGCGATGCGCCCGGAGCGGCCGATGGCGTCCATGTCCCAGCTGGAGGCCAGGGCCAGGCTGATCGGGAAAATTGTGCGGTGGCCGTGGATCACGTCATAGGCGAAGAACATCGGGATCTTCAACCGGCTGCGCATGGCCGCGTCCTGCATCGGACGGTTTTCCGGGCGGGTGATCGAGTTGAACGTGCCGCCGATGCGGCCGGCGGCGATTTCCTTGCGGATCAGCTCGCGGGGCATTTCGGGGCCGATGCTGATCAGGCGCAACTGGCCGATCTTCTCATCCAGGGTCATCTGCTTGAGCAGGTCGCTGACAAAGGCGTCCTTGTCTTTAAGCGCAGCAGGCTTTGTTTCTGCCCACACGGGGTGACTGGCCAGAGTGGCAACAAGGCCGAGCAAACACAGCTTCTTCATGAATATCCTTTTTCGGCTCACTGCACAGCGAAAATGCGCTGTTCTGCCAAAATGTGGGGAACATATGTTGTTGTTCGAGTGTTATTGCAGTAAATGCACGACACTTGTGAACTCTTATTCGCGCTGGGCATCTTTTTAGCTGATTGGCTCGACGCAATCCAGTGGTGGCGGATTATGCCCCAAGCGCGCGGTTTATAGGGTTAGTCGTCACATTCCATCCAGTTTGGGCAGGAGAAACACCATGCAAGCAGCACAAGGTTACCGCTGGGGCTTGAAAGCCGCGGCTTTGCTACTGATCAGCAGCGTGCTGAGCGGTTGCGGCATCAACACGATTCCGACCCTGGACGAACAGGCCAAGGCGGCCTGGGGCCAGGTGCAGAACCAGTACCAACGGCGCGCCGACCTGATCCCCAACCTGGTAGAAGTGGTCAAGGGCTACGCCGC
The sequence above is a segment of the Pseudomonas sp. R76 genome. Coding sequences within it:
- a CDS encoding phospholipase D-like domain-containing protein, which encodes MSGAVFPWRSANRFELLIDGPRFFPQMLVAIARAEQHVDLELYLVEAGACAEAMVQALVLAAERGVRVRCLFDDYGSLAFTLGLRKRLTDAGVELRFYNRLSWRRWMRNLYRDHRKLLLVDQRIAVVGGTGVTDEFWTPGQDTADWHEVMVHISGPLVLDWQALFDRQWHANAARREWKPATHFGLPRLPKVPATGPGLGRVAYADARQHRDILQSLIRALNSSQQRIWLATPYFLPTWSVRRALRRAAGRGVDVRLLLTGPRTDHPSVRYAGHRYYPRLLRAGVQIFEYQPCFLHLKMVLVDDWVSIGSCNFDHWNLRFNLEANLEALDPELTLAVAGSFERDFAKSQAVSLAAWKARPLWRRVKQRVWGWIDRLVVNLLDRRG
- the bglX gene encoding beta-glucosidase BglX, which encodes MKKLCLLGLVATLASHPVWAETKPAALKDKDAFVSDLLKQMTLDEKIGQLRLISIGPEMPRELIRKEIAAGRIGGTFNSITRPENRPMQDAAMRSRLKIPMFFAYDVIHGHRTIFPISLALASSWDMDAIGRSGRIAAQEAAADSLDITFAPMVDISRDPRWGRTSEGFGEDTYLVSRIAEVMVKAFQGTSPANADSLMASVKHFALYGAVEGGRDYNVVDMSPVKMYQDYLPPYHAAIKAGSGGVMVALNSINGVPATANTWLMNDLLRRDWGFKGLAVSDHGAIVELIKHGVAKDGREAAKLAIKAGIDMSMNDSLYGKELPGLLKSGEIEQSDIDNAVREVLGAKYDMGLFKDPYLRIGKAEDDPADTDAESRLHRSDARDIARRSLVLLKNQNNTLPLKKSATIALVGPLAKAPIDMMGSWAAAGKPAQSVTLLDGLNAVIGEKGKVIYARGANITNDKAVVDYLNFLNFDAPEVVDDTRAPQVLIDEAVKAAKNADVVVAAVGESRGMSHESSSRTDLNIPQSQRDLIKALKATGKPLVLVLMNGRPLSIVDENKEADAILETWFAGTEGGNAIADVLFGDYNPSGKLPITFPRSVGQIPTYYNHLTIGRPFTPGKPGNYTSQYFDDTTGPLFPFGYGLSYTTFSLSDMALSSTTLNKTGKLDASVTLKNTGKVDGETVVQLYIQDVAGSMIRPIKELKNFQKVMLKAGEERTLHFTITEEDLKFYNTQLKFAAEPGEFNVQIGLDSQDVQQQTFELL